AATGAAACTCCTTAAATTGTCAGAAATTCTAATTGTGTACTGATTTATAAAAGTATCTATAGCTCCATAGTTCAATTCTCCAATTATAATTTTTCGTATATCTCTCTGCAATACTTTGTCAAAAGCTTTTATTGCTTTTTCAGTAGAAAGAGCTTTAAACATGCTCTTATTTTCATCTACTTTGAAATTAAAAGCCATTCCTGTTTCTTTCCACCCAGACCAGTTGATAGTAATTGTTCTCTTATTTTTTTTATTCCTATATTCAGAAAATGAATCCAAATAGGCGTTTGCAGCAGTATAATCGCTTTGACCTGGTATACCATACAGTGTATTAATTGATGAGAAATTAATAAAAAAATCGAGGTTTTGGTCTTCAGTCATTTTATCTAATAACCATGTACCTAGCGTTTTAGGTAGTAATACTTCCTCAAATTTCTTCTTTTCTTTTCTTATAATAAACCCATCACCTGCAACACCTGCACAGTGAATTACTCCATCAATCTTATAAAATTTCTTTTTTAAGTCGCCAAAAATCCATTTCATGTCACTTTCATTAGATACGTCACCTCTATAAAGGATAACTTTAGTTCCTTCACATTCTATATCCATAATATGCTTAATTCGATTGCATACCTTATTATTCATGTTTTCTTCTAAAATCTTTGGCCATTTACTTCGTTCGGGTAGTGACGATCGATTAATGAATACAAGATTGATTTTTTTAAGAGATGCTAAATACTTACTTATTTCCATTCCAATTCCACCAGCACCTCCAGTAATAATATAAACTCCATTCGGTTTAATCTTTATTTCTTTTATAGGAGCATCATCCATATTAGCCATATTAAACTCTTCAATATATCTAACTCCTTGCCGATACACTACAATTGGAACCTGATTTTTTGTACATAATTCCGCTAGAATATCCTTAACCTCAGTATCAACATCAATATCAATACATTTACATATCAAATTAGAATACTCATTTCCAATAACCTTGGAAATTCCATATAAACTTGCATTATGTGGTTTAATTACACTTTCATTTTTAGTTACCTCATATCCATAATCAGCAATTGAAATAATTTCTATGTTATTTGTTATTTTACTCTTCAATATGGCCTTTGTGCAGACAAATCACTCAAAGCACTCATTATGGAGTTACATACTTGATGTTCATCTTTTAAAACTAAAATATTTTGATGCCTCAAGCTTTGATTCTGCGTATTTACCATCTGTGGTTTCCATAAAATTTCATAGCTATCATTTGGTTTGTTTAATATTTCTCCCAACTTAAAATCCTCTTCATGTACTTTTTTTACGAGATAGTCTTCAACTTCAGTAATAATTTTCCCATCAAAACCTATCAACGTTACGTCAAACGCAACCACTTCCATTCCTTGTTCCTGCAATCCTTTTTTCCTTATGTAACTATAAAACTTATCAGGTAAAGGTGTATAACTCTTCAGCGACTTATAAGACCAAGGAAGGTAAAGTCCCTCTCCTATATTTCTGATTAGTACATTCATTGCCACATCCATTAATGAAGGATGCATAACATATGCATTCATATCTTCAATATATTCTCTAGGTAGCTCAATTTTAGCTAAAATTCCATCATCTCCAAAAGATACTGTTTTAAGACTTTTCCACCTAGGGCCTATCTCAACTGCACTTACGGGGATTTCAGCATAATTGATGACTTTTTCGGAATGAAATTTCCTTTTCAATGTTTCAATATCATATATTGGTTCGGGCTTTGAGTGAACACCTATAACTTTTCCTTCTACATATTTCACCCAAAGTTCACCATTATCACTATCCATTCTACTTGCTACAGATACTACATAATATTCCCCTTCCTGTCTGATAATTGTATGAACTTCTTTGCATTCTCCATCATTTACGATAAGGGGGGCAAGAAATGTAAAATCTTTCAGTTCAATGCTTTTTTCTTTAAAATACTTCTGACATGTAGCTAATGCAATTTCTAAGTATGTAGTACCAGGTACAACATATTTTCCATTTACCTTATGCTCATTTAAGACCCAATATTTTTCAGGTGTATATGCTGTCGAATAAATTTCTATATTCAGGGATTCTACTAATAACTTATCTAGCAAAGGATGTTCAAGTTTACTTGTATTCTTAACTGTTTCTTTGACATATAATTTTTCCTTGTTGTCTTCTCTGGATCTAACCCAACATCTTTTTTGCAAAAATGGATATGTTGGTAAACTTACTCTCGTTACTTTTTTGTTTTCATAAACTTTCTCCCAATGAATATCTGCACCATGGGTATACAACTTACACAGCTCACCTAGTACTTCTGACTGATTTTTTCTACATGACATATATATTTCTAACTTTTCATCCGCCTTATTTGTCATATCTACCTTTTCTTCTGCTGTAAGTTCATTTTTGTGTTTTTTCCTACCACCTTTAACGAATCTTACTTCACCGAAATATATACCTTTAGGATTTAAAAGATTTTCATTCAAATCTACTAAACATAGTGTAGCAAGTTTATTTTTAATATCTTGAAATCCATCAAATAATATTGCTAGCCGATAATTAAAATGGTTTCTACCTGCATTGGCCGTATAAATAATATTATCCATACTAATTTTATCAGACTTTTCATTAAAAAACTCATTATACCGCCTAATCAATTCTTTTAAAGATTCAATACTTTTAGCGGAAATTGTAAGAACATTTAACCCTTGGGTTGTTTTATTTATTTGATTTTTCTTTATCACAGGTGCTTCTTCCAAAATAATGTGGCAATTTGTACCACTTAGTCCAAAAGAGCTAATGCCACATCTTAATGGATAATCAGATTCCCAATCAATAAATCTATCATTTACATATACTGGAGACTCTTCAAAATTTATTTTTGAATTAGGTGTTTTAAAATAAATACTTGGTGGAAGTTTCTTGTTTTTTAAAGCCAATATTACCTTCATCATACTTGCAATTCCTGAGCAACAATCTAAATGCCCCACATTGGTTTTGACAGATCCAATGGCACAAAATTGTTTCTTATTTGTATACTTTTTAAAGGCCCTCTGTACTCCACTTATTTCTATAGGATCGCCCAATTTAGTACCTGTACCATGGGCCTCAATATATGAAATTGATTCTGGATTTACATGTGAATCTTCCCAAGCTTTAATAATCACTTCTTCCTGTGCAATGGGATTTGGTGTGGTTAACCCTAATGAATTTCCATCTTGATTAATTGCACTCCCTTTTATCACGGCATGTATATTATCTCCATCGTTTAAAGCTTTATATAAAGGTTTTAGAATTACGACTCCAGCCCCTTCTCCCAATCCAATCCCATCAGAACTATTATCAAAGGTCTTACACCTAAAATCAGATGACTGAGTACCAATTCCCCAACTAGCCTCTCCCCTTATCGGGAATAAAATTACTTTTACTCCCCCTGCAATAGCCGCATCACACTCTCCTTTTCTTATGCTCTGGCATGCTAAATGTACTGCAACAAGGGCAGATGAACAAGCCGTATCAACTACCAGGCTTGGTCCCTTGAAATCCAGTAAATATGAAATTCTACTTGCAATAATCGATTTGATATTACCCGCAGTAGAAATTCCTATAGATTCAGAAGACATTGTTTGAACATATTTTCTATAATCGTCATGGAAATCATTGCTGAATCCAAGATATACACCTGTTTTTGTTCCTCTTATTTTCTTACTATTATATCCAGCATCCTCAATTGCTGACCATACAGTTTCTAAAAATATTCTTTGATTTGGATCCATTAAACTTGCTTCTCTTGGAGAAAGTCCAAAAAAATTGTAGTCAAATTGATCCACATGATTTAAAAACCCGGCTTCAATGAACTTCATCCCTTCTTTTGATAAGCCTAAACTATATAGTTGTTCCACATAATTCGTTATTTCACTGGCTCTATCTTCTGGAAATTTTCGAATACAATCTCTGCCATTTTTTAAGATATTCCAATATTCCTTTAAATTCTCTGCCTCTGCAAATCTTCCACTAATTCCAATAATAGCAATATCATGTCTTGAAGTGTCTTGAAATTTAATTGAATCGTCTTTTGTTACATCTCTTAAGTTCACTTTTTTTAGTTCTGCTAACTGCATCTTCATTTTCTCTCCTTTCTTTCAGCAAATCTTTTCCTAATCAGCAGGCATCATAAAATCCGAGAATAAATGACGCGTTCCAGTTTCATTAAATATCTGATTAAATCTCTCAATTTGCTCTTTTTGTGGTGTCCTTTTTGTAATAAACACAGATCTCATCATCTTCAGTGCTTCTCTCATTTGTTCAATTGTCGGTTCTTTCTCTTCTTTCTCAATCTCTGCTTGAATTTCCTTTACCTTTCTATATGGTTGGATTACTCCCTTTTCATATTCTTTATCATCCCAATTGTTGTTCTTTGTACAAACTGCTATTGCCATACTTCTTGTTATTACACTCATTTTATTATCTTTTTCTATAGATCCTATGTTTCTATTCATATTCAATTCCGTCTTTAGTACCTGTACATCTTCTTCCTTATCATATGAATAGACCTTTATTCGTTTACTATTTTTCTTCATTAAATTCTTAAGTACAGTCTTAGGTCCCAGTTCGATACCTATTTCTACTTTATTTTTCTCCAGATATTCTATCGTTGCTTGCCATTTTACTGGTTCTACTATCTGTTTCTTTAAGTTCTTTACAATTCTACTACTGTCCTCATAAGGCAAAGCTGTTATATTAGACATTACCGGCCATTTCAATTTGCTATATTCGTATTTAGTTAGTTCATTTTCAAATTTTTCCGATGCTAATTTCATTAATGGACTATGGAATGGCGCACTCACATTTAAAGGTATAATTCCCCCTCCCTTTTCATAAAGGTTTGCTGCCACCTCTTCAACAGCGTCCTTATATCCAGATATTACAACTTGATCCCATGCATTGTAATTTGATATGACAACCAACTTTCCCCATTCTCTCTTAATCTTGCACTCATCTTCAATCTCCTTCCAACTCAACCCGCTAATTGCTGCCATTGAGCCTGTTCCAAATGCAGTAGCTTCCTGCATAAACTTTCCACGGTTACGTACCATTTTTACTGCATCTTGAAACTGTATTGCACCAGCACACGATAATGCTGTAATCTCTCCTAAGCTATGACCCGCTAAATATGACGGTTCTATTCCTATTTCCTGCATATAAACTCTGAACATTGCCACACCCATTGTTAAAATGGCAGGCTGTGTATTTTCTGTCATTGTAAGTTTCTCCATATTACCTTCAAAGCATAATTTTCTAATGTCAAATCCTAGTACATCATTTGCTTCTTCAAACGTTTCTTTAGCTATTGGATATCCTTCATAGAACTTCTTCCCCATACCTATATACTGGGAACCTTGTCCTGGAAATAATAATGCTACTTTTTTCATAACTTAACCCATCCTCTCTATATATGAATTTGTATTCTGTTTAAAAACTTTGAAATTAAATAGCAATCGGGTATAAAGTAAAGTGTTACTCCGTGTCCATAGCTATACTTTTTAATAATTTTATATATGCATATGACATTTCTACTACTTTGCTCTTTCGTAATTTTGATGCATTATATTCAAATATTAAAATCATAGTATCCTCTTCTTCCTCTACTTTCATAATGAAATCATATACGTCAATTAATTTGCCAATCATGTCTTTTCTATTTGTAAACAAAGGTATAACAAGATTCTGTTCTGTAACAACTCTTATATCTATACTGCCAAATTCATATATTTCTGATGGTTTTAATTGTTTACGGATTTGTTCTATAGATTCTACGAGTTCTCCTAGTTCTGTAAAATCTTCTACATTAATGTTTATAGGAAATATTCCATTTATACTATCTAATGCCACCTGAACTATGACTTCATCTTTCTCACACATTTCATGCAACATGTATATATATATGGAAAGCAAAACATCCTCTACTCTCACCTTACTATTTTGTAATACTTTTATAATTTTTTCCACTATCCATTCATCAATTTGAAATCGCAGGATCGTATCTTCATTTTCCTCATCAATATTTATAAAATATTCCTCTGGAAACTTAATACCTTTTAATTCTAATTTTTTCTTTCCTTTCACTTCATCTTCACTTATAAATTGTGCTAATTTTGAGATAGTTGGATATGCAAAGATATCTGCCACTTCTACTTTACCCGGATATAGTTTATCTATCCGCGTATGCATTTGCACCAATAGTAGAGAATTGCCTCCTAATTCAAAAAAGACATCGTTTATTCCTACTTCTTCTCTCTCCAATACATCTTCCCATATATCTACAAGTTGTTTTTCCACTTGTGTTGTTGGTGCTTTATACTCGATTTTCAAACTATTTCTGCCAGTATCATGCTCTGGAAGTGCTTTTTTGTCTATTTTTCCATTAGGAGTTAACGGCATGCATTTTATTGGCACGAAATATGAAGGTATCATGTAATCTGGAAGTTCTTTCAACATATGCTCTCTAAGTTTAGAAACTCCTATTTCCATATCAGCAACATAATATGCTATCAGATATTTATCTCCTGTTGAATTTTCTCTAGATATAACAACGCACTCTTTTATCCCTTTGCATGTGCCTAATGATTTTTCTATCTCACTCAATTCTATTCTGTAGCCTCTTATCTTTACTTGATTATCTATCCTGCCTAAAAATTCCACAGTTCCATCCGGTTGCCATTTAGCTAAATCTCCTGTTCTATATATTTTCTCATTTACTTTATATGGATTATTAAAAAACTTTTCCTTAGTAAGATCCTTTCTGTTTAAATACCCCCTTGCAACACCATCACCACCAATACACAATTCACCACTCACTCCTATTGGCTGAAGTTTGTTGTTTTTATCTATAATATATATTTGTGTATTTGATATAGGCTTTCCTATACTTATCTCATTTATATCCGTTAACTCTTTTACCATTGACCATACAGTAGCTTCTGTTGGACCATACATATTAAATATTTTTCCGTAATATACCTGTTTTAGCTGATGCAGTAATTCATCTGGTAAAGCTTCTCCACCTATCATTACATCTTTTAAATATTTAAAGCATGTCAAATCACTTCCTCCTCTCATCAAAAGCTTTAGTCTTGATGGTGTCACTTGCATCATATCAACCTTATTTTTTATAATTAAATTATTTAACAATTTAGCATCTATTTGTTCATTCTCATCTGCTATTATAATCTTTAGTCCCTTACATAATGGTAATAACGTTTCTAATACAAAAATATCAAAGGATATTGTAGTAAGATTTAGTATAATCTTTCCTGCTGTAAAATTTATTATATTAGATATTCCATTTATAAAGTTATTAACAGACTGATGTTCTAACATCACTCCTTTGGGCTTCCCTGTGGATCCTGACGTGTATATGACATATGCAAGATTTTGGGCATTATTCAAAATCCTAAGATTAGTAATACTCATTTCTGCATATGCATTCGAACTAAACAAATCTATGATTTCCCCCTTAAATTCTATTTTGTCTAAAAGACTTTGCTGAGTAAGTAATATGTTAGTTTTACTGTCCTCTAACATATACTGTATTCTATCCACTGGATATCCAGGATCAATTGGCAGATACGCACCTCCAGCTTTCAACACGCCTATAATTCCTATAAGCATTTCTGGTGAACGTTCTACCATAATTCCTACAATATTATCAGCTCCTACTCCATTGTTTCTTAACAACCTTGCTAGCTGATTCGATTTTTCATTTAATTGCTTATATGTCAATGTTTGATTTTTAAACACAACAGCTGTATCTTTAGGTGTCCGTGCTACTTGTTGTTCAAATAATTCCTGAATTGTTTTCTCTTTTGCATAATTTAATGCTGTATTATTAAAATCATATAATAGATGTTCACGTTCTATTTTATCCAACACTTCTATGTCTTCAATCTTTACATTTGGGTTCCTCATAACCTCTTTTAGTATATTCATAAAATACTTTGAAAATTTTTCGATTGTGTCTCTCTCAAATAAATCACAGTCATACTCAATCATAAAACTAATGTCGCTATCTTTTTCAAATGCCTGAAATGTGATATCATATACACTTAAGTGATTATGAAAAACATGAGGAATAATGGTTAGTTCATCTGTATTAAATTCTTTTATGTAAGAGTTATCCTGTAGAATAAACATTGTATCAAATAGAGGATTTCTACTCAAATCACGTTGTATATCAATGTTTTCTATTAGATTTTCAAACTGATAATCCTGGTGTTCCAATGCAAGAAGAACATTTTTTCTCACTTCCTTAAGAAAATCTATAAATTTTTTATTCCCTTCTATTTTGCTTCTAATCGCAAGTGTATTTATAAAAATTCCCAATAGGTTTTCCAAATCTTTATGAATTCTTCCCGATGTTGGGGTTCCAACCACAATATCTTCTTGACCCGTTAATTTCCACAGCAAACAATTATACGTGGCAAGGGAAACCATATATAACGTGGTTTTAGTTTGAACAGTAAATTGCTTTAATGCCTCAACTAATGTATTTTCAAGTTCAAATCTGTAACAATCGCCTTTAAAACTTCGATTTGAAGGTCTGGGATTATCAGTTGGTAGATTTAACAAAGGTATTTGTCCACTGAAAACCTTAAGCCAATATGATTCTTGTTTTTTTAACAATGGTTGTTGAAGAATATTATTTTGCCAAGCTGCAAAATCTTTATATTGTATTTTTAATTCAGGCAGATTATCACCATTATACAGAGAGAATAGTTCACTCATTAAAATTCCCAACGATGTTCCGTCGAAAATAATATGATGAATATCCAAGATAAGAAAATGTTTATCTTCACTAATCTTTATAATACCTACTCTAAATAGTGGAAGTTTTTTAAGATCAAATGGCCTTATAAATCTATTCATCAACTTTGTGAATTCATGCTCTTTAGCCGTATAGCATTGAATATCAATAGACAATCTTTTACTCACTCTTTGAATAGGAATACCATCTACAAAATCAAAAGAAGTTCTTAAAATCTCATGCCTGCTTATTATTTCTTTAAATGCATTACTTAATCTATCAATATCAATCATTCCATGGATCTCAAGATACGTACATATATTATAAGCTATTCCCGAATTTTGTAGATGATCAATAACTAACATTCGTTTTTGTGCAGAAGAGACAGGATAATAATCGGAGTTACTTACTTTTTCTATAGGTGAATACGGAATTACATTCTTGCCATTATCTTTATGAAAATCCTCACTTAAAAATAATGCAAGATCAGAAATTGTTCTATGTTGTAATAATTCACTAACCTTTATATTGATTTTTAAACGCTCATGAATTACATTCAGTATTTTCATGGCTATAATTGAATTGCCACCAAGATTATAAAAATCTTCATTAACATTAATACCTTCAAATCCAAGAATTTCTTCCCATATTTTTTTTATTTGTAACTTTAAATTAAAATCATCTCCACTGATTATAATTTGTTCCTTATTGCTATGACATGGTAATACATTTCTTACATCTACTTTATTGTTTGTTTTAGTAATTCCAGCTCTTTCTCTATTCAGATCTAACTTAATCCAACATCTTTTATCCTCAAATGGATACCCTGGAAGATTAACTCTGTTATGTAACTCATTATTATATAATATATTCCAATCCACATTTGCTCCCTTCACATAAAGCTTGCAGACCTCACTCAAAATATCAAATTCCTGCTTTCCTCCAAGAATATATTCTTTTAACTTCCGATTTGCCTCAAAATTCATTTGTCTTTTTTCATTTATCGTTAAATTTACTACATTATCTGTTGCAAAATATCCTTTAGATAAATCACTCTCAGTGCATTCAAGAGATTTATCTTTATATAATTTATTAAGTTTACATTTTAGTTCATCTATGTTCCGTATGATAAGGGAAATTCTATAATCAAAATGCATCCTTCCCGTATTAGCAGTAAAACAAATATTATCCAAATCCATAGATTCGTCCATATTTAAAAACTTTAAATAATCAACAATTAATCTCTTTAATATCTCTTTCTTCTTAGCAGATAATGTTATTACTTTATATTTGGATTCTCTGCATATAACTTTTTTAGGTAATTGAGGTGCTTCTTCAAGAATTAAGTGACAGTTTGTCCCACTAATTGCAAAAGAACTTACCCCACACCTTCTTGGATAGTCTTCTACTTCCCACTCACGTAATCTATCATTAATATATATAGCTGTTTCCTCAAAATTGATATCATAATTAGGTGTTGTAAAATTTAATAAAGGTGGTAATTCTTTATGTTTTAGCGATAAAATCGCTTTTACCATTCCAGCAATTCCTGAAGCTTCATATAAATGTCCCATATTAGTTTTCAGTGTACTTACAGCACAAAATTGTTTTCTATTTGTAAACTTTTCAAAAGCGTTGTTAATACCTTCAATTTCAATAGAATCACCTAATTTTGTTCCTGTTCCGTGTACTTCAATGTAGGATATTGTTTCTGGATTTATTTTTGAGGCCTTCCAAGCATCAACAATCACTTGCGTCTGAGAATCAACATTTGGTGCAGTAATTCCTCCTGTAACTCCATCCTGATTTACTGCACTTCCTTTAATAACAGCATAAATACTATCTCTATCGTCTAGAGCTTTATCTAAAGGTTTCAATAATAATCCAACTATACCTTCACCCATGGCAGTCCCATCAGCACTATTATCGAATGTTCTTGTTTCAAAACTAGGAGATTCTATTCCAATACGAACTTTGTTTTGAAGTGGGAACAAATTTATCCTAATCCCACCCGCTATAGCCATATCACACTCACCATTGCTAATGCCCTTACATGCCAAATGAACAGCTACCATAGATGAAGAGCACGCAGTATCAACAACCATACTAGGCCCTTTTAGATTTAAAATATATGCTAACCTCCTCGGTATGAATGAAGGAATGTTTCCAAGCATCGCCATGGATGTAAATGATGGTTCTACTTCTGAAACCATCCTAAAATAATTATATTCCAAATCCGTCGAGTACCCGACATATATACCTGTTTTACTACCTGAAAGTTTATCTATGCCATATCCTGCATCTTCAATAGCTCTCCATGCTGTTTCAAGAAATAATCGTTGACCAGGATCCATCAAACGTGCTTCATTGGGTGAAAGTTTAAAAAACTCATAGTCAAATTTATCAATATCATTTAAGAAAGCACCTTGTATATATTTTTGCTTATTTTTTGACATTCCAGACCATGTAAGATATTGATCTGTATCCATTTTACGGTTATTTGGAAATTTAATAACACACCTTTTTCCACTTCGTATATTATTCCAATAATCATTTAAAGTTTGAGCCATAGGCATATTTATTGACATTCCTATTATAGCTATATCTTTCATACTGTTAGTCTCTGAAGTATTTAACATTTTAATCAGGTTCACAGCTATTTGTCTGTCTAGATAACCTGCTCTTTCATTTTCTATAATGTATTTAAAAACATTTTTCACTCTTCCATTCACCTCATCTTTGATCTAAAATATCAATAATTTCATTAACCGTATAATCTCCTTTATCCAATCCTTCAAAAAGCTTATCTATGCGTTTTTCCTGTTTTTCATCTTTCTTACTTACATTACTTATATATTGAGATAATTCTGAAACAGTTGGATGTGCAAAAATTTGTGCAACAGATACTTTTCTTTGGAAGCATCCATTCAACTCTTTACATGTTTTTGCAATTAGAATTGAATCCATACCCATTTCTATTAAATTATCATGAATGTCTATTTTAGATTTTCCTAAAATACTTTTGCAAATTGATAATACAGTTCTTTCAACAACAGTATCTGCACATTTAATCTTTCTATTATTCGTAAATTCTTCTGACAACATATTCATCCTACGAGATACCCCTTCAAACTTACCTAGTTTATAGATTTCTGCAATTTTATATCGTTGAATTTTCCCACTATCCGTTCGAGGAAATTCTCTAACAGGTAATACATCCTTAATATTTAACCCCATACACTTCATTACATGTTGTTTGATTTTGAAAGTTAATAGTGTAAATTTCTCCAAATTAACGTCAGTCAGAACAAAAATAATCACTTCTTCTCTATGCATTTCTTTATTATATATACCACATGCAGCAACCCTTCCTGATCCAACGCCATCTACTTGTTCTACAATTCTCTCTATATCGTGTGGATAGTAATTACACCCATTAATAAAAACTATATCTTTTGCTCTTCCGGTGATAACCAAACGTCCATTGTGCATAAAACCCAAATCTCCTGTATTCAACCACCCTTCCTCGTTGATTGCTTCGGAAGTAGCACCTTGGTTATTATAATATCCCTTGATCACATTCTTTCCTTTGATATAAATATTTCCTATAGTATTCTCTCCTAGAACACTCCTCCCATTATCAACAATTTGCACCGAGCAGTTAGATAATGGGGATCCTACATCCACAAAACTAATTGCTTTCATTATACTCATTTCAGTATTAATAAAATTTACATGTTTTCCTGTGATTATTTGATTTCGATCAATACTCAACACTTTCATATCCTCATTAATTGGAGGATATGAAATGCCTAAAGTTGCCTCAGTCATTCCATATGCTGGATACATACTTGTTCTGCGAAGTCCATAAACAGCTAATGCATCCATAAACTCTTGAATCAATGAAGCATCAATTGGTTCTGCACCGTTCAAAATTAGACGTACACATGATAATTCCCATTTAATCGCTTTGCTACGCTTAAAATGTGATAGAAAATATCTATATCCAAAATTTGGGGAAACAATATATGTAGATCTACGTTTATTAACTTCATCAATCCATTGAACTGGTTTTTGTAAGAATAAATCTGTCGACATAATACAGTGATTAAGATTTGCTCTAAGAGGCAAGACATGAAATCCAATCATACCCATATTATGATTTAATGGCATCCAACTAAAAAATGAATCCTTTGAGGTTATTTGAGTTCGTTCTATAATATCATCTATATTGGCTATTACATTAGCATGCGTAATTGGAGCCCCTTTGGGTTCACCTGTTGAACCAGAAGAAAATTGTATAAACGCTATATCATTAGCCTTACTTTTTTTTATAACACCATCATGACCGTCTACGCTTATTTCTTCTAAAGTAAAAGTTCTTTTTTTAATATCATTTATATTTTCTAAACACTCATGCATAACTGCATAATTTTCAAGATTTAATAAAGTATCTCGATCTGTAATCAAATAAGGATTATTTAATTGTTTCCATATTCTGAAAAGATTTAATTTTTGCTCATGATTATTACCACTAGTAACATGTACTGGAATAATTCGTCCTAATATACAAGCCCAGAAAAACATAATACACTTTTTGTTATCTTGTATTTGGAATATTAGTTCATCATTTTGACTTATACCCATTTTTTGTAATTGATATAATAAATGATGTGCCATTATATATAAATTTCTAAATGATATAATCTCTTCTTTATTATCA
This window of the Clostridium kluyveri DSM 555 genome carries:
- a CDS encoding non-ribosomal peptide synthetase, whose amino-acid sequence is MKNVFKYIIENERAGYLDRQIAVNLIKMLNTSETNSMKDIAIIGMSINMPMAQTLNDYWNNIRSGKRCVIKFPNNRKMDTDQYLTWSGMSKNKQKYIQGAFLNDIDKFDYEFFKLSPNEARLMDPGQRLFLETAWRAIEDAGYGIDKLSGSKTGIYVGYSTDLEYNYFRMVSEVEPSFTSMAMLGNIPSFIPRRLAYILNLKGPSMVVDTACSSSMVAVHLACKGISNGECDMAIAGGIRINLFPLQNKVRIGIESPSFETRTFDNSADGTAMGEGIVGLLLKPLDKALDDRDSIYAVIKGSAVNQDGVTGGITAPNVDSQTQVIVDAWKASKINPETISYIEVHGTGTKLGDSIEIEGINNAFEKFTNRKQFCAVSTLKTNMGHLYEASGIAGMVKAILSLKHKELPPLLNFTTPNYDINFEETAIYINDRLREWEVEDYPRRCGVSSFAISGTNCHLILEEAPQLPKKVICRESKYKVITLSAKKKEILKRLIVDYLKFLNMDESMDLDNICFTANTGRMHFDYRISLIIRNIDELKCKLNKLYKDKSLECTESDLSKGYFATDNVVNLTINEKRQMNFEANRKLKEYILGGKQEFDILSEVCKLYVKGANVDWNILYNNELHNRVNLPGYPFEDKRCWIKLDLNRERAGITKTNNKVDVRNVLPCHSNKEQIIISGDDFNLKLQIKKIWEEILGFEGINVNEDFYNLGGNSIIAMKILNVIHERLKINIKVSELLQHRTISDLALFLSEDFHKDNGKNVIPYSPIEKVSNSDYYPVSSAQKRMLVIDHLQNSGIAYNICTYLEIHGMIDIDRLSNAFKEIISRHEILRTSFDFVDGIPIQRVSKRLSIDIQCYTAKEHEFTKLMNRFIRPFDLKKLPLFRVGIIKISEDKHFLILDIHHIIFDGTSLGILMSELFSLYNGDNLPELKIQYKDFAAWQNNILQQPLLKKQESYWLKVFSGQIPLLNLPTDNPRPSNRSFKGDCYRFELENTLVEALKQFTVQTKTTLYMVSLATYNCLLWKLTGQEDIVVGTPTSGRIHKDLENLLGIFINTLAIRSKIEGNKKFIDFLKEVRKNVLLALEHQDYQFENLIENIDIQRDLSRNPLFDTMFILQDNSYIKEFNTDELTIIPHVFHNHLSVYDITFQAFEKDSDISFMIEYDCDLFERDTIEKFSKYFMNILKEVMRNPNVKIEDIEVLDKIEREHLLYDFNNTALNYAKEKTIQELFEQQVARTPKDTAVVFKNQTLTYKQLNEKSNQLARLLRNNGVGADNIVGIMVERSPEMLIGIIGVLKAGGAYLPIDPGYPVDRIQYMLEDSKTNILLTQQSLLDKIEFKGEIIDLFSSNAYAEMSITNLRILNNAQNLAYVIYTSGSTGKPKGVMLEHQSVNNFINGISNIINFTAGKIILNLTTISFDIFVLETLLPLCKGLKIIIADENEQIDAKLLNNLIIKNKVDMMQVTPSRLKLLMRGGSDLTCFKYLKDVMIGGEALPDELLHQLKQVYYGKIFNMYGPTEATVWSMVKELTDINEISIGKPISNTQIYIIDKNNKLQPIGVSGELCIGGDGVARGYLNRKDLTKEKFFNNPYKVNEKIYRTGDLAKWQPDGTVEFLGRIDNQVKIRGYRIELSEIEKSLGTCKGIKECVVISRENSTGDKYLIAYYVADMEIGVSKLREHMLKELPDYMIPSYFVPIKCMPLTPNGKIDKKALPEHDTGRNSLKIEYKAPTTQVEKQLVDIWEDVLEREEVGINDVFFELGGNSLLLVQMHTRIDKLYPGKVEVADIFAYPTISKLAQFISEDEVKGKKKLELKGIKFPEEYFINIDEENEDTILRFQIDEWIVEKIIKVLQNSKVRVEDVLLSIYIYMLHEMCEKDEVIVQVALDSINGIFPININVEDFTELGELVESIEQIRKQLKPSEIYEFGSIDIRVVTEQNLVIPLFTNRKDMIGKLIDVYDFIMKVEEEEDTMILIFEYNASKLRKSKVVEMSYAYIKLLKSIAMDTE